The following are encoded in a window of Pseudalgibacter alginicilyticus genomic DNA:
- a CDS encoding DUF3127 domain-containing protein: MEVQGRIKMVGETQSFGSNGFRKREIVVTTEEQYPQHIMVEFVQDKCDLLNSYKEGQQVKININLRGREWVNPQGETKYFNSIQGWRIEALQAETGGTGVPPVAPADAFEPAGDLNEEDHDDLPF; the protein is encoded by the coding sequence ATGGAAGTTCAAGGAAGAATTAAAATGGTAGGCGAAACTCAATCTTTTGGGAGTAATGGGTTTAGAAAAAGAGAAATTGTAGTGACTACAGAAGAGCAATATCCACAACATATTATGGTGGAGTTTGTTCAAGATAAATGTGATTTATTGAACAGTTACAAAGAAGGACAACAAGTAAAAATTAATATCAATTTACGTGGTAGAGAGTGGGTAAATCCACAAGGAGAAACAAAATATTTCAATTCTATTCAAGGATGGAGAATAGAAGCTTTACAAGCAGAAACTGGAGGTACAGGTGTACCTCCAGTTGCACCAGCAGATGCTTTTGAACCAGCAGGTGATTTAAATGAAGAAGATCATGACGATTTGCCTTTTTAA
- the pgi gene encoding glucose-6-phosphate isomerase, with translation MALPNINPTETNAWKQLEKHFETVKGLQMKELFAQDKKRAEKYTINWEDFYLDFSKNRITDETLRYLLQLADEVKLKEAIQSQFSGEIINQTEGRAVLHTALRAPKKSDFKVDGVNVMPEVYAVKEKIEAFTNEVVNGERKGFTGKAFTDIVNIGIGGSDLGPAMVVDSLQFYKNHLTTHFVSNVDGDHVNEVIKKLNPETTLFVVVSKTFTTQETLSNANTLKTWFLKTANEAAIAKHFVAVSTNIDSVKNFGIDENNVFPMWDWVGGRFSLWSAVGLTISLAVGYTNFDNLLKGANKMDTHFKNEDFNSNIPVILALLSIWYNNFFNAESEAIIPYSQYLNQFATYLQQGIMESNGKSVDRNGNPINYQTGTIIWGEPGTNSQHAFFQLIHQGTKLIPADFIGFGKSLHGNQDHQDKLMSNFLAQTEALLNGKTEAEVVAERTEKNIVPFKIFKGNKPTNTLFIEKLTPESLGKLIAMYEHKIFVQGIVWNIFSYDQFGVELGKQLAGKILQEFNNDIVNNHDSSTQNLLNHYKKMS, from the coding sequence ATGGCGCTACCAAACATTAACCCAACAGAAACAAACGCTTGGAAACAGCTTGAAAAACATTTTGAAACTGTAAAGGGCCTTCAAATGAAAGAATTATTTGCTCAGGATAAAAAAAGAGCAGAAAAATATACCATTAATTGGGAAGATTTTTATTTAGATTTTTCTAAGAACCGAATTACCGATGAAACTTTAAGGTATTTATTACAGTTAGCAGATGAAGTTAAGTTAAAAGAAGCTATTCAAAGTCAATTTTCAGGAGAAATAATCAACCAAACAGAAGGTCGAGCAGTTTTACATACTGCTTTACGAGCACCAAAAAAATCTGATTTTAAAGTAGATGGTGTTAATGTGATGCCTGAAGTGTATGCTGTTAAAGAAAAAATAGAAGCATTCACAAATGAAGTGGTTAATGGTGAAAGAAAAGGCTTTACAGGGAAAGCATTTACGGATATTGTTAATATAGGTATTGGGGGGTCAGATCTTGGTCCAGCCATGGTAGTTGATTCATTGCAGTTTTATAAAAATCACCTAACTACACATTTTGTAAGCAATGTAGATGGTGATCATGTAAATGAAGTCATTAAAAAATTAAATCCAGAAACCACCCTTTTTGTTGTAGTTTCAAAAACATTCACTACACAAGAAACCCTTTCAAATGCTAATACACTTAAAACATGGTTTTTAAAAACGGCTAATGAGGCTGCTATTGCAAAACATTTTGTGGCAGTTTCAACTAATATTGATAGTGTAAAGAATTTTGGAATTGATGAAAATAACGTATTTCCCATGTGGGATTGGGTTGGAGGGCGTTTTTCACTATGGAGTGCCGTTGGTTTAACCATTAGTTTAGCTGTAGGTTATACTAATTTTGATAACCTCTTAAAAGGTGCTAACAAAATGGATACCCATTTTAAAAATGAAGATTTCAATTCAAATATTCCAGTAATTTTGGCTTTATTAAGCATTTGGTATAATAATTTTTTTAATGCAGAAAGTGAAGCCATTATACCATATTCTCAATATTTAAATCAGTTTGCTACTTATTTGCAACAAGGCATTATGGAGAGCAATGGAAAAAGTGTTGATAGAAACGGAAATCCAATTAATTATCAAACAGGAACAATTATTTGGGGTGAGCCAGGAACAAACTCACAACATGCCTTTTTTCAGTTAATACATCAAGGGACAAAATTAATTCCGGCTGATTTTATAGGGTTTGGAAAGTCATTGCACGGTAATCAAGATCACCAAGATAAATTAATGTCAAATTTTTTAGCTCAAACCGAAGCACTTTTAAATGGAAAAACAGAGGCTGAAGTTGTTGCTGAGCGTACAGAAAAAAACATTGTTCCTTTTAAAATATTTAAAGGCAATAAGCCTACAAACACCTTATTTATAGAGAAACTAACTCCAGAAAGTTTAGGAAAACTAATTGCTATGTATGAACATAAAATATTTGTTCAAGGCATTGTTTGGAATATTTTTAGTTATGACCAATTTGGTGTTGAATTAGGAAAGCAATTAGCAGGTAAAATTTTACAAGAATTTAACAATGATATTGTTAACAATCATGATTCTTCCACTCAAAATTTATTGAATCATTATAAGAAAATGTCTTAA
- a CDS encoding HIT family protein, with protein MASIFTKIVNGEIPCYKIAETDDFLAFLDVNPNSVGHTLCIPKKEVDKIFDLDEMTYNGLMSFSRDVAKALKKAVPCKRIGLTVIGLEVPHAHVHLIPLHSMDDARFLQKVKMTPEQFEDIAASIRKEL; from the coding sequence ATGGCTTCCATATTTACTAAAATTGTTAACGGTGAAATTCCTTGTTATAAAATAGCTGAAACAGATGATTTTTTAGCTTTTCTTGATGTTAATCCTAACAGTGTAGGACATACGCTTTGTATTCCTAAAAAAGAAGTGGATAAAATTTTTGATTTAGATGAAATGACTTATAATGGATTGATGAGTTTCTCTAGGGATGTCGCTAAAGCATTAAAAAAAGCGGTGCCCTGTAAACGCATTGGTTTAACGGTTATTGGTTTAGAAGTACCTCATGCCCATGTACATTTAATTCCATTACATTCTATGGATGATGCTCGTTTTCTCCAAAAAGTAAAAATGACACCAGAACAATTTGAAGATATTGCTGCTTCTATAAGAAAAGAATTATAA
- a CDS encoding sensor histidine kinase yields the protein MIFTKYRNTLRWILISTSFLVVSLILWKTYEFFQHFKDEERAKMENWSFAQTDLVNSNDNTNLDLTLKILSSNKSTPMLVINKNGSLYSYNNIDSAKISTPEQIDKLILRFKQENNPIPVQLGNDIISTIYYGNSELLNRLKYYPLALLLIIFLFAAVLFFFYKSNKSSDENKLWSGMAKETAHQIGTPLSSLIGWTEILKAEKVDPEYIVEIEKDIDRLKTITERFSKIGSLPVLEVTDIVKETINSYDYLKARSSKLITFELITPNANIPVNLNKQLYSWAIENLVKNAIDAMKGRGKISIEISQLEANVMITITDTGKGIPKKQFNTIFEPGYTTKKRGWGLGLSLTKRIIEEFHDGKIKVLQSEIDNGTTFQINFKRVFL from the coding sequence ATGATTTTTACTAAGTATAGAAATACGTTACGCTGGATTTTAATATCTACATCATTTTTAGTCGTATCTCTTATTTTATGGAAAACTTACGAATTTTTTCAGCATTTTAAAGATGAAGAGCGTGCTAAAATGGAAAACTGGTCGTTTGCTCAAACGGATTTGGTAAACTCTAATGACAATACAAATTTAGATCTTACTCTTAAAATATTAAGCAGTAACAAAAGTACCCCCATGTTAGTAATTAACAAGAATGGCAGCTTATACAGTTACAATAATATTGACTCCGCAAAAATTAGTACCCCTGAACAAATTGATAAACTAATATTACGCTTTAAACAGGAAAATAACCCAATACCTGTACAATTAGGAAATGATATCATTAGTACTATTTATTATGGAAATTCTGAATTATTAAACAGGTTAAAATACTACCCTTTAGCGTTGTTGCTCATTATCTTTTTATTTGCTGCCGTGCTTTTCTTCTTTTACAAAAGCAATAAAAGTTCAGACGAAAACAAACTTTGGTCTGGTATGGCAAAAGAAACCGCTCATCAAATTGGCACACCACTTTCATCATTAATTGGATGGACTGAAATTTTAAAAGCCGAAAAAGTTGACCCTGAATATATAGTTGAAATTGAAAAAGACATTGACCGCTTAAAAACTATTACAGAACGTTTTAGCAAAATAGGTTCACTTCCAGTGTTAGAAGTTACAGACATTGTTAAAGAAACCATCAATTCTTACGATTATTTAAAAGCACGTTCCTCTAAATTAATAACATTTGAACTTATAACCCCTAACGCAAATATTCCTGTAAATTTAAACAAGCAACTTTATAGTTGGGCCATTGAAAATTTAGTAAAAAATGCTATTGATGCTATGAAAGGTCGTGGGAAAATTAGCATTGAAATATCACAATTAGAAGCTAATGTTATGATTACAATTACCGATACTGGAAAAGGTATTCCTAAAAAACAATTTAATACAATATTTGAACCTGGCTATACCACAAAAAAACGTGGATGGGGATTAGGACTATCGCTCACTAAACGTATCATTGAAGAATTTCATGACGGAAAAATTAAAGTGTTGCAATCTGAAATAGACAATGGCACAACTTTCCAAATAAATTTCAAACGTGTTTTTTTATAA
- the greA gene encoding transcription elongation factor GreA, translating to MSKVSYYTPEGLKKLRDELKQLKDVERVKASKAIAEARDKGDLSENAEYDAAKEAQGMLEMRISKLEDALAGARVIDESQLDTSKILVLSKVKIKNQTNGMEMLYTLVADGEADLKSGKISVNSPIGKGLLGKSVGDVAEIQVPNGVIKFDIVEISR from the coding sequence ATGAGTAAAGTATCATATTACACTCCTGAGGGATTGAAAAAGTTACGGGATGAATTAAAGCAATTGAAAGACGTGGAGCGTGTTAAAGCTTCTAAAGCCATTGCTGAGGCTAGAGATAAAGGTGATTTAAGTGAAAATGCTGAATATGATGCAGCTAAAGAGGCACAAGGAATGTTAGAAATGCGGATTTCTAAGTTAGAAGATGCTTTGGCAGGTGCGCGTGTAATTGACGAATCACAATTGGATACTTCCAAAATATTAGTGCTATCTAAAGTGAAAATAAAAAACCAAACCAACGGTATGGAAATGTTATATACCTTAGTAGCTGATGGTGAAGCTGATTTAAAATCAGGTAAAATTTCAGTTAATTCACCTATAGGTAAAGGACTGTTAGGTAAATCTGTTGGCGATGTTGCTGAAATTCAGGTGCCAAATGGTGTTATAAAATTTGATATAGTAGAAATTTCAAGATAA
- a CDS encoding TonB-dependent receptor, which translates to MKKIKQFLLMTAALLCTAVVMGQVTSSSMSGRVTDAQGTVMGATVVATHTPSGTTYGSITNSEGRFNLPGMRVGGPYTVEVSFIGYGTNTTSDIMIRLGAPYVHDVVLSEENVTLSEVFISAKRSKFSADKTGATTNISNTEMSAMPTIDRNISDIARISPFANGMSMAGGDGRSTNFTVDGANFNNNFGLSSSLPGGGNPISLDAIEEVQVVIAPFDVRQTNFIGGGINAITKSGTNKFKGSAYTYFNNQDMRGNKINGVDFGERNEESTTTYGVTLGGPIIKNKLFFFVNAESVVTPGQVVNWRPSEDGVANLDLSLSRTSTSDMDLVRDHLISNYGYDPGSYTDYPGDETNKKLLARVDWNINDANKLSVRYNYVKNQGWNATNGNSNNAGSRNRNADRISQYSMAFSNSIYSMDNIVNSFSLDLNTRISDKLSNQFLTTYSKIQDARGTNSSPFPFIDIMNGLDEFGNQIDEPYMSAGYELFTWNNAVNNNTFTAINNLTYYLDNHTITGGISFEHQLANNSYMRNGTGYYRYSSLDDFLNQAAPRDFALTYGYDGEENPNAEVAFTQLGIYAQDEWNINADFKLSYGIRADYLKYKDDLIRNNAIYDLDYGGTRIDTGKWPDANVQFSPRVGFTWDINGDQTMKLRGGTGVFSGRLPLVFFTNMPTNSGMVQGSYAATTTYNADGSVNVVNPALAGLAGPMITDVSEMIDRLNLPSTITPEDGVLPYEINGVDPDFKMPQVWKTALAIDYQVPVSFPLSVTLESVYTKTMNGVMLKNYNVEQPDATWQRFSGPDDRYIYPDNADITYNSTNAFVLSNTSEGWSAIGNITVNAQPIEDLNLMAAYTYTESKEISGMPGSNASSAYSGLAAVNGPHLPELQRSEYVVPSKLIGSASYKIPWANNTLKSATLVNIFYSGYSPNGYSYTYANDMNGDGFTTDLIYIPSGRGDINFVTTADEDAFFKFMEQDDYLSSHKGEYAEANAARSPWVHSFDLRLAREYYINVGETKNTLQFTFDFINVGNMLNSKWGVEQINSISNNAQVLNYEGVDANNEPTFSFVQDGGEYLTESYDYNYYFGNAWKLQVGVKYSF; encoded by the coding sequence ATGAAAAAAATCAAACAATTTTTATTGATGACAGCAGCATTGTTATGTACTGCCGTTGTGATGGGACAAGTAACGTCGTCTAGTATGAGTGGTCGCGTTACAGATGCTCAAGGGACTGTTATGGGAGCCACTGTAGTAGCTACTCATACGCCTTCAGGTACTACTTATGGAAGTATCACAAATAGTGAGGGGCGTTTCAACTTACCTGGTATGCGTGTTGGTGGACCATATACCGTGGAAGTATCTTTTATTGGATATGGAACAAATACTACAAGTGATATTATGATTAGATTAGGGGCACCTTATGTTCACGATGTTGTTTTATCTGAAGAAAATGTAACTTTAAGTGAAGTTTTTATTTCTGCTAAGAGATCAAAGTTTTCAGCAGATAAAACAGGAGCAACAACTAATATTTCTAACACAGAAATGTCAGCAATGCCTACTATCGACAGAAATATTTCTGATATTGCACGTATATCTCCATTTGCAAATGGTATGAGTATGGCAGGTGGTGATGGTCGTTCTACTAACTTTACGGTAGATGGTGCTAATTTTAACAATAACTTTGGTTTGAGCTCTAGCCTACCAGGAGGAGGAAATCCTATTTCATTGGATGCTATTGAAGAGGTTCAAGTGGTAATTGCTCCTTTTGATGTGCGTCAAACAAACTTTATTGGAGGTGGTATAAACGCAATTACTAAGTCAGGAACAAATAAATTTAAGGGGTCGGCTTATACGTATTTCAATAATCAAGACATGCGAGGAAACAAAATTAACGGTGTTGATTTTGGAGAGCGTAATGAAGAGTCTACAACAACTTATGGTGTAACTTTAGGAGGGCCAATTATTAAAAATAAACTATTCTTTTTTGTTAACGCAGAATCTGTAGTTACTCCAGGTCAAGTTGTTAATTGGAGACCCTCAGAAGATGGTGTTGCAAATTTAGATTTATCACTTTCACGTACTAGTACGTCAGATATGGATTTAGTTAGAGATCATTTAATTTCTAACTATGGTTATGATCCAGGTTCTTATACTGATTATCCTGGTGATGAAACTAATAAAAAACTGCTTGCTCGTGTAGATTGGAATATCAATGATGCAAATAAATTGAGTGTACGATATAATTACGTTAAAAACCAAGGATGGAATGCAACTAATGGTAACTCAAACAATGCTGGTTCTCGTAATAGAAATGCGGATCGTATTTCGCAATATTCTATGGCTTTTTCTAATTCTATTTATTCAATGGATAATATAGTAAATTCATTTTCATTGGATTTAAATACTAGAATTTCAGATAAACTTTCAAATCAGTTTTTAACTACGTATTCAAAAATACAAGATGCACGTGGTACAAATTCGTCGCCATTCCCTTTTATCGATATTATGAATGGACTTGATGAGTTCGGAAATCAAATTGACGAACCTTATATGTCTGCTGGTTATGAATTGTTTACTTGGAATAATGCTGTTAATAACAATACATTTACTGCTATAAATAACTTGACTTATTATTTAGATAATCATACCATTACAGGTGGTATAAGTTTTGAGCACCAATTAGCTAATAATTCATATATGAGAAACGGTACAGGTTACTACCGTTATTCTAGCCTTGACGATTTCCTTAATCAAGCTGCTCCACGTGATTTTGCTCTAACATACGGGTATGATGGAGAAGAAAACCCGAATGCTGAGGTTGCTTTTACCCAATTAGGAATTTATGCTCAAGATGAATGGAATATTAATGCAGATTTTAAATTGTCTTATGGTATTCGTGCCGATTATTTAAAGTATAAAGATGATTTGATTAGAAATAATGCTATTTATGATTTAGATTATGGAGGAACAAGAATTGATACTGGTAAGTGGCCAGATGCAAATGTTCAATTTTCGCCAAGAGTTGGTTTTACCTGGGATATAAATGGCGATCAAACTATGAAACTTCGTGGAGGAACCGGTGTTTTCTCAGGAAGATTACCATTAGTATTCTTCACAAATATGCCAACCAATTCAGGAATGGTACAAGGAAGTTATGCTGCTACTACTACATATAATGCAGATGGTTCAGTAAATGTGGTTAATCCTGCTTTAGCTGGCTTAGCGGGTCCTATGATTACTGATGTTAGTGAGATGATTGATAGATTGAATTTACCGAGCACTATTACTCCAGAAGATGGTGTTTTACCATATGAAATAAATGGCGTAGATCCAGATTTTAAAATGCCACAAGTATGGAAAACTGCTTTAGCAATTGATTATCAAGTTCCTGTTTCTTTCCCATTATCAGTTACATTAGAAAGTGTATACACTAAAACCATGAATGGTGTGATGCTTAAAAACTATAATGTTGAACAGCCAGATGCTACATGGCAACGTTTTTCTGGTCCTGACGACAGGTATATTTATCCAGATAATGCTGATATTACATATAATTCAACTAATGCTTTTGTGTTATCAAATACAAGTGAGGGATGGAGTGCTATTGGTAACATAACAGTTAATGCGCAGCCAATAGAAGATTTAAACTTAATGGCTGCTTATACCTATACTGAATCAAAAGAAATATCAGGCATGCCTGGTAGTAATGCTTCTTCTGCATATTCTGGTTTAGCTGCAGTTAATGGACCGCATTTGCCAGAACTTCAACGTTCTGAATATGTAGTGCCTAGTAAATTGATTGGTTCTGCTTCATACAAGATTCCTTGGGCTAATAACACATTAAAATCGGCTACTTTAGTTAATATATTCTATTCAGGTTATTCACCTAATGGATATAGCTATACATATGCTAATGATATGAATGGTGATGGTTTTACAACTGATTTAATTTATATTCCAAGTGGAAGAGGAGATATTAATTTTGTTACTACCGCAGACGAGGATGCTTTTTTCAAATTTATGGAACAAGACGATTACTTAAGTTCTCATAAAGGTGAATATGCTGAAGCAAATGCAGCACGTAGTCCTTGGGTTCATAGTTTTGATTTGAGATTAGCTCGTGAATATTATATAAATGTAGGTGAAACTAAAAACACGTTACAATTTACTTTTGATTTTATAAATGTAGGTAATATGTTAAATTCAAAATGGGGTGTAGAACAAATTAATAGTATCTCTAACAATGCACAGGTTTTGAATTATGAAGGTGTGGACGCTAATAATGAGCCTACTTTCTCTTTCGTACAAGATGGAGGAGAATATTTAACGGAGTCTTATGATTATAATTACTATTTTGGTAATGCTTGGAAACTTCAAGTAGGTGTTAAATATTCTTTCTAA
- the aat gene encoding leucyl/phenylalanyl-tRNA--protein transferase, whose amino-acid sequence MQYLTPNMPFPAVINASPEGLLAIGGDLSTERIIEAYKKGIFPWFGNDDPILWWSPDPRFVLFPEKLKVSKSMKQVLRKVDYKITINKAFEEVITACSMSKRVGQNSTWITSGMQKAYVDLYKLGYAKSVEVWKNNKLIAGLYGVDLNNGVFCGESMFTKESNASKVGFITFVQNTNYKLIDCQVYTNHLESLGAEDISRASFLKYLE is encoded by the coding sequence ATGCAATATCTTACTCCAAATATGCCATTTCCAGCTGTAATTAATGCTTCTCCTGAAGGATTGCTTGCTATTGGAGGGGATTTGTCAACAGAGCGTATAATAGAGGCTTATAAAAAAGGAATATTCCCTTGGTTTGGTAATGACGATCCTATTTTGTGGTGGTCGCCAGATCCGCGATTTGTACTCTTTCCTGAAAAGTTAAAAGTTTCAAAAAGTATGAAACAAGTGTTGCGAAAAGTAGATTATAAAATAACAATTAACAAAGCTTTTGAAGAGGTTATAACAGCGTGCTCTATGTCAAAACGGGTTGGGCAAAATAGCACCTGGATAACGAGTGGCATGCAAAAAGCTTATGTAGATTTATATAAATTGGGTTATGCAAAATCTGTTGAAGTCTGGAAAAATAATAAATTGATTGCAGGATTGTATGGGGTTGATTTAAACAATGGTGTTTTTTGTGGAGAAAGTATGTTTACTAAAGAGAGTAATGCAAGTAAAGTAGGGTTTATTACGTTTGTTCAAAATACAAATTATAAGCTTATAGATTGTCAAGTATATACGAATCATTTGGAAAGTTTAGGTGCCGAAGATATTTCAAGAGCGTCTTTTTTAAAATATTTAGAATGA